One Purpureocillium takamizusanense chromosome 1, complete sequence genomic window carries:
- a CDS encoding Ribonuclease Z (COG:S~EggNog:ENOG503NVWN) yields the protein MTRGSENFLGDAPTMTTTVELATVPSADTPGSSIYLHHDKRSYIFGRVAEGTQRAFGSRKISIGRTDHVFLSGPVCWNQMGGLIGYLLSVGGAVDAARENIIQENVKREGKGQKPLKQMEHGGIGVHGGDNLCHILAACRPVIFRQPISVHTHEHRADPRAADATKTDPDWSDDAIRVWKLPIRRARSSSPPKRRHTSLEPVDGVATDNADPDETYKLRATVSDPQVAAMIVERLMFSGSLNNTSVLVRRKIRDLKPADLAVVVEQGTVKPFNKSSSPTTGAETRDQDETVWVFPDPKDTAGRGEAGDNVLRIRNFPLPRTTYSETSMSYIVKCHDRRGKFNAPAAKALGVKPEDFKHLTFGQSVQGKDGITVTPDMVLGEPQPGKGIVIADIPSHDFVDAFTERPEWDVPEFMENIAVVYWLLGRGMADDPAIQSFIKKHPQSKHVFCAEDTCPNMVTHPGAAEIQVKMRRIDSKRFPLANFDNTVEHPAPAPDSSMELGRAGTKLQLMPRLVFDDQAMAPFPDLVGASQAVDEAVLVLAEQARTEASDPRLLARIQETEKDIPNRDAEVIPLGTGSSVPSKHRNVSGTLIVVPGIGNYLLDCGEGTLGQIRRAFGAEQAADVLRNLRCIVISHLHADHHLGAASLVKAWYEQTLKDKSNATLAISCIGRYRSMLEELSQVEDIGFHRLRFPSCPWETRDRDRDVTTRKDLGDDNFGLASIKRVPVPHCWRSYGTQLELTSGLRIAYSGDCRPSSAFAQAFRGAHLLVHECTFGDDKQDHARAKSHSTMGEALGVAREMRARRTLLTHFSQRYTKADSLRRHGPNDGEGEGEGEGVEHAAGDGGEQNEHEHEHNVLLAFDLMRVRLGDFQEAACYVPAVQALMEKLAD from the coding sequence GACACCCCCGGCTCCTCCATTTATCTGCACCATGACAAGCGTTCCTACATcttcggccgcgtcgccgagggcaccCAGCGTGCCTTTGGCAGCCGCAAGATCTCCATCGGTCGCACCGATCACGTCTTCCTCAGCGGGCCCGTCTGCTGGAACCAGATGGGCGGCCTCATAGGCTACCTCctcagcgtcggcggcgccgtcgacgcggcccgCGAGAACATCATCCAGGAGAACGTCAAGCGCGAGGGAAAGGGCCAGAAGCCCCTCAAGCAGATGGAGCACGGGGGCATCGGCGTCCATGGTGGCGACAACCTCTGCCACATCCTCGCCGCATGCCGCCCCGTCATCTTTCGCCAGCCCATCAGCGTGCACACGCACGAGCATAGGGCCGACCCGAGAGCGGCCGACGCGACCAAAACGGACCCAGACTGGAGCGACGATGCCATACGAGTGTGGAAGCTTCCCATACGGAGAGCGCGGTCCAGCAGCCCCCCCAAGCGACGCCACACCAGCCTCGAGcctgtcgacggcgtcgcgacCGACAATGCAGACCCGGACGAGACATACAAGTTGCGCGCAACCGTTTCCGACCCTCAGGTTGCTGCCATGATTGTCGAAAGACTCATGTTCAGCGGTAGCCTCAACAACACATCTGTTCTCGTGCGGCGCAAGATCCGCGACCTCAAGCCCGCGGAtttggccgtcgtcgtggaacAAGGCACCGTCAAGCCGTTCAACAAGTCGAGTTCCCCAACCACCGGTGCAGAGACTCGGGACCAAGACGAAACAGTCTGGGTCTTCCCCGACCCGAAAGATACGGCAGGCCGCGGTGAGGCCGGCGACAACGTTCTGAGAATCAGAAactttcccctcccccgtaCCACCTACAGCGAAACGTCCATGTCTTACATCGTCAAGTGCCACGATCGCCGTGGCAAGTTCAACGCCCCGGCagccaaggcgctcggcgtGAAGCCAGAGGACTTTAAGCACTTGACCTTTGGGCAGAGTGTGCAGGGCAAGGACGGTATAACGGTGACTCCAGATATGGTCCTAGGAGAGCCGCAACCAGGCAAAGGCATTGTTATCGCCGACATTCCCTCGCATGACTTCGTGGATGCCTTCACGGAGCGTCCCGAGTGGGATGTCCCTGAATTCATGGAGAATATTGCCGTCGTGTATTGgcttctcggccgaggcatggccgacgacccAGCCATTCAGTCTTTTATCAAGAAGCACCCTCAGAGCAAGCACGTATTTTGCGCAGAAGATACCTGCCCCAACATGGTGACGCATCCAGGCGCTGCGGAGATCCAGGTAAAGATGAGGCGAATCGACTCCAAGAGATTTCCCCTCGCCAACTTCGACAATACAGTTGAGcatccggcgccggcgcccgatTCCTCCATGGAGCTTGGCCGCGCGGGGACGAAGCTGCAGCTGATGCCCCGCCTGGTCTTTGACGACCAGGCCATGGCTCCGTTTCCGGACCTGGTCGGTGCCTCACAGGCCGTGGACGAAgccgtgctggtgctggccgagCAAGCCAGGACCGAGGCTTCAGACCCGAGACTCTTGGCCAGGATACAAGAGACGGAGAAGGACATACCGAATAGAGACGCGGAGGTTATACCCCTGGGCACCGGCTCATCGGTACCCAGCAAGCACCGCAACGTATCGGGGACGCTCATCGTGGTCCCCGGCATCGGCAACTACCTGCTCGACTGTGGCGAGGGCACGCTCGGGCAGATACGCCGCGCGTTTGGTGCCGAGCAAGCCGCCGACGTGCTCCGCAACCTGCGgtgcatcgtcatcagccATCTCCACGCCGACCACCACCTGGGCGCTGCCTCGCTCGTCAAGGCTTGGTACGAGCAGAcgctcaaggacaagagCAACGCGACGCTCGCCATCTCGTGCATCGGCCGTTACAGGTCGATGCTGGAGGAGTTGTCGCAGGTCGAGGACATTGGTTTCCACCGGCTGCGCTTCCCCAGCTGCCCCTGGGAGACCAGGgaccgcgaccgcgacgtgACGACGCGCaaggacctcggcgacgacaactTTGGCCTCGCGTCCATCAAGCGCGTCCCCGTGCCGCACTGCTGGCGCTCCTACGGCACCCAGCTCGAGCTCACGTCGGGCCTGCGCATCGCCTACTCGGGCGACTGccggccctcgagcgccttcGCCCAGGCCTTCCGCGGCGCgcacctcctcgtccacgagTGCACctttggcgacgacaagcaggaccacgcgcgcgccaaGAGCCACTCCACCATGggcgaggccctcggcgtcgcccgcgagatgcgcgcccgccgcaccCTGCTGACGCACTTTTCGCAGCGCTACACCAAGGCCGACAGTCTGCGGCGACACGGTCCCaatgacggcgagggtgaaggcgagggcgagggcgtggagcacgcggctggcgatggggGCGAGCAGaacgagcacgagcacgagcacaACGTGCTGCTCGCCTTTGACCTCATGAGGGTCCGCCTGGGCGACTTCCAGGAGGCGGCCTGCTACGTGCCCGCCGTGCAGGCGCTCATGGAGAAGCTGGCGGACTAA